A stretch of Porites lutea chromosome 5, jaPorLute2.1, whole genome shotgun sequence DNA encodes these proteins:
- the LOC140937733 gene encoding probable ribosome biogenesis protein RLP24 produces MRLEKCYFCSSTIYPGHGTVFVRNDCKIFRFCRSKCHKNFKMKRNPRKIKWTKAFRKAAGKELAIDNSLEFEKKRHVPVKYNRELWSNTVKAMKRIEEIRSKRQDLHIKNRLRPDKQLRKEAESKEVKQGIALIAPPVEKKRLRQKISQVMREAESMETED; encoded by the exons ATGCGCCTCGAAAAGTGTTATTTCTGTTCGTCTACAATATATCCAGGACACGGGACAGTATTTGTTAGGAATGATTGTAAA ATCTTCAGATTTTGCCGTTCAAAGTGCCACAAGAACTTCAAGATGAAGCGAAACCCCCGCAAAATAAAGTGGACAAAAGCCTTCAGGAAAGCGGCTGGCAAAGAACTTGCTATA GACAATTCAttagaatttgaaaagaaaagacatGTTCCTGTTAAATATAACCGAGAGCTGTGGTCTAACACTG TGAAAGCCATGAAGAGAATAGAAGAAATCCGAAGCAAGAGGCAGGATCTTCACATCAAAAACAG ATTAAGGCCTGACAAGCAACTAAGAAAGGAAGCTGAGTCAAAGGAAGTCAAGCAAGGAATAGCACTCATAGCTCCTCCAG TTGAGAAGAAAAGACTTAGACAGAAGATCTCACAAGTCATGCGTGAAGCAGAAAGCATGGAGACTGAAGACTGA